DNA sequence from the Tenacibaculum mesophilum genome:
AGGAAAATTAGTTTCTTTTTCTGCGGAAGAATGTCAGTTTGGATACCGTAATTCCATATTTAAAAACGAAGCCAAAGGGAAATATGTGTTAACTTCAGTAAGTTTTCAACTCACTAAAAACAATCACAAACTTAATACTTCCTACGGAGCTATTGAGTCTGAGTTAGCTTCAAAAGATATTACAAATCCAACTATAAAAGATATTTCTGATGCTGTAATCGCCATACGTCAATCAAAATTACCAGATCCAAAAGAAATAGGAAACAGTGGTAGTTTCTTTAAAAATCCAGTAATTTCAAGAGAACATTTTGAAAAACTTCAGAAAAAGTATCCTAATACTCCTAGTTATGTTATTTCTGATACTGAAATTAAAGTACCAGCTGGTTGGTTAATTGAACAAAGTGGATTTAAAGGAAAGCGTTTTGGCGACTATGGAGTCCACGAAAAGCAAGCCTTAGTCTTAGTAAATTACGGAAATGCAAAGGGAAATGAAATTTATGAATTGGCACAAAATATTCAACACACTATCAAAGAAAAGTTTAATATTAACCTAGAAATAGAGGTAAACATTATTTTATAAAATTACAATTAATTCTAACATTTTAGCCATACTTCAATTTCATTAGTATAAATTTATTTAATTTCATACAAAAAAATATGAAGTTCGTATCTTTGCAGTACAAAACAATACATCATGAAATTAATTTTTGTTACCATAGGATTATTAGCGTTAGCATTTGCTGGAATTGCCATTAAAATTTGGGCAAAAAAAGACGGAGAGTTTGCTGGTACTTGTGCTAGCCAAAACCCGATGTTAAATGAGAGTGGTGAAGCTTGTGGATTTTGTGGTAAAACTCCAGACCAGTTTGATACTTGTAGTGAACCTCAACATAATTATTAAACAAGTACCAATTAACTAATCTTTTTTAGAATTTATCACTTTACCCTTCTCTCTTACAGCAGCTACTATTTTGCAAAAGGAAGTAAAAAAATCTATGTTTAGATGTTATATCGTTCAAGATATTACTCTTCCATAACTAGAGTTACTTAGTTTTTTATAGCTGGTATACTTGGTATTTACCGAATATCGCTATAAATTAGTATATTTATATCAAATCAAATTTTGAAACCCAAGCATTGGACATAAATCAGGAAAAAGTATTTCACCACATTCAACAAGCTAAAAAAGGAAATCAAATATCTTTTAATTATTTATTAGATACTTTCTGGGGGAGCGTGTATGCTTTTCAGCTGAAAAAAACCAAAAATGATAATGATGCTGAAGATATTACTATTCAGACTTTTTCTAAGGCCTTTGATAGAATTGAAACTTTTGATGAAAACTATCAATTCAAAACTTGGTTAATTACAATTTCAAAAAACGTATACATCGATTCTCTTCGAAAGAAAAAATCTACCATATATACACAAACAACTGAAGAACAAGAAAAAGAAGTGTATGCTGTTGTTGATGACGCTCCTTCTCCTGAAGACAAAATTATTACTGAACAAAACTTAGCGAAACTTCTAAAAGACATTAAAAAATTAAAACCAAAATATCAAGATGTCATCAACCTTCGGTATTTTCAAGAATTAAGTTATAAAGAAATTTCTGAGCAAATTGGGGAACCGATAAATAATGTAAAAGTAAAATTATTACGTGCAAAAAAATTATTAGCTGAAATAATAAAGAAATCATAAATTGCAAAACCATAAAAATCAAAACTTTATGATTTTACAGTTTAATGCAATAAGAAAATATCTACATAAAAAAGAATTTCAACCAAAAAGAGAAGAAAAAAAGCATCTGAAAACTTTGTTTGAAAAGTTAAAAGATGGTGACTATTTAAACTTTTAAGCTCTCTTTTTCATGAAAAAATCTCTCTTAAACCTATTAGGCCCTGGACTATTATTTGCTGGTGCTGCCATAGGTGTTTCCCATTTAGTACAATCAACTAGAGCTGGTGCCGATTTTGGCTTTGGTTTACTATGGGCTTTACTCCTAGTACACATTATCAAATATCCTTTTTTTCAATTTGGCCCTCGATATGCTACAGCAACAGGCGAAACGCTTTTAGATGGTTATAAAAAACTTGGTAAAGGAGTTTTAATCAGCTATTTCATATTAAATATTGCAACTATGTTTACCATTCAAGCTGCAGTAACTATTGTTACAGCCAGTTTAGCTTCTAATATTTTTGGTATTTCACTTGATTTAGTAGCGTGGTCTGTATTAATTATGTTCATTAGTATTGTTTTACTAGGCATAGGGAAATACAAATTTTTAGATAACTTAATGAAGTATATTATTGCTATTTTAACCATTAGCACTATAATAGCCGTAAACATTGCCCTATTTAAAACTGACAAGGGTTTTAGCTTTCAACAAATAATACCTAGCGGAACAGCTCAAGTAACCTTTTTAATTGCTTTCTTAGGATGGATGCCCGCTCCGTTGGATATTTCTATTTGGCATTCTTTATGGTCGGTAGAAAAAGACAAAACTACTTTTGTAAAAATAAAGCCTAAACAAGCCATTTTTGATTTTAATGTTGGCTATATTGGAGCCTTATTTTTAGGAGTTTGTTTCGTTATGTTAGGTGCTTTAGTTATGCATCAATCAGGAGAATCATTCTCTAGTAAAGGAACTATTTTTGCTTCTCAACTAATCAATTTATACACAAAAAACTTAGGAGAATTTTCTTCTGTATTTATTGGTATTGCAGCTTTTACAACTATGTTTAGTACTACCATTACAACATTAGATGCTTCACCAAGAGCTATGGAAAAATCTTCTTTTTTACTTTTTCCGAGAACAACAAGAACAATAAAATTAGGCTACTGGTTTTGGTTACTACTGTTAACGCTTGGAACCTCTGTTATTTTATATTGTTTTTTAAGTGATATGGTATTTCTTGTACGAATAGCCACAGTTTTATCTTTTTTAACAGCTCCGTTTTATGCTATTCTCAACTATATCTTAATTACTGGTAAGCATACGCCAAAAAAGTACAGACCAAATATTGGTTTACGCATTTTGAGTCTTATAGGTATTGTTTTTTTGTTCGGATTTAGTATTTGGTTTTTACTTAGTTTATAAATCTTTTCTTTGTAAATTTGCAGTTCAATTTTTATGGAATGGCAAACGAAACTGTAGCAACACCAGAAAGAACGAAAAAACCAAAATGGTTACGTGTAAAATTACCTGTAGGAAAAAAATACACGGAACTAAGAGGACTTGTTGATAAATATAAATTAAACACTATTTGTACCAGTGGAAGCTGTCCAAACATGGGTGAATGTTGGGGAGAAGGTACTGCTACCTTTATGATTTTAGGTAACATCTGTACACGTTCATGTGGGTTTTGTGGTGTTAAAACTGGACGTCCAGACACCGTTGAATGGGATGAACCTGAAAAAGTAGCTCGTTCTATTAAATTAATGAATATTAAACATGCGGTAATTACCTCTGTTGACCGTGATGATTTAAAAGATGGAGGTTCTATTATTTGGTCTGAAACAGTACAGGCTATTCGTAGAGCTAATCCGAATACTACTTTAGAAACTCTTATTCCTGATTTTCAAGGAAACGAAAAATTAATAGACCGTATTATTGAAGTAGCTCCTGAAGTTGTTTCTCACAATATGGAAACGGTACGTCGCTTAACTCGTGAAGTTCGTATTCAAGCAAAATATGATCGTAGCTTGGGGGTTTTAAAATACCTAAAAGAAAACGGAATGCGTACTAAATCTGGAATTATGCTTGGTTTAGGCGAAACAGAAGATGAAGTAATACAAACCATGAAAGACTTACGTAATGTTGGATTGGATGTTATTACTATCGGTCAATATTTACAACCTAGTAAAAAACACTTACCTGTTAAGGAATTTATAACACCAGAACAATTCAAAAAATACGAAACATTAGGGTTAGAAATGGGCTTTATGTATGTAGAAAGTGGTGCCTTAGTACGTTCATCGTATAAAGCACACAAACACGCTAGCTAACCTTAAATTAAAATATCCTTAACTTTTTAACGGTTTAACGTTAAAAAAATGTCAAATAATTAAAAATTAAATAAAGTACCGCTTTTTATTTATAATTTTGGCACAGATATTGGAAACAACAATACCGTAAGCAAGTAACATTGTTTTCATTGTGTAAATTATTTGAATTAGTTGATTAACAAAGAAGCCCGCTCAAATTGAGTGGGCTTCCTGTTTTTATTCTCTTTAGAGATGCTAATTTTAAATAGCTCTAATTATATCATATTTTGTAATGATGTGGTGTTTTCCATTTTCTAAATCAACTAAAACTGCTTGATTTTCTTTGTTAATTAACTTAGATACCTCATCAATAGAAGCTGATTTTTTAACTGTAGGATATGTTCTTCCCATTACATCTTTAATAGGCTTTTCTGCTATATTTTTATCTTCTAAATAACTATATAATAATGCTGATTCATCTACTGAACCTACAAACCCATTTACATCTCTTACAGGAATCTGTGATATTTTAAATGCACGCATTCTTTCGATAGCATGCGATACTAATTCTTCTGTTTGAACAGTTACTAATGGTTTATCTATATGATCTTTAATTAAATCTTCAGCTGTAGTAATTTCTTCATCTAAGAATCCTCTATCACGCATCCAATCGTCATTAAACATTTTTCCTACATAACGGCTTCCATGATCGTGAAACAACACTACCACTACATCATCAGGTTTAAACTCGTCTTTTAACTGTAATAATCCTTTAATAGCTGAACCTGCTGAATTCCCTACAAAAATCCCTTCTTCCTTAGCTATTTTGCGTGTGTAAATAGCAGCATCTTTGTCAGTTACTTTTGTAAATCCATCAATTAAAGAAAAATCAACATTTTTAGGTAAAATATCTTCCCCAATTCCTTCCGTAATATATGGATAGATTTCATTTTCATCAAAGATACCAGTTTCGTGATATTTTTTAAATACGGAACCGTATGTATCTACTCCCCAAATTTTAATATTTGGATTCTTTTCTTTTAAAAACTTAGCAGTCCCTGAAACCGTTCCTCCTGTTCCTACTCCAACAACAAAATGTGTGATTTTACCATCGGTCTGTTCCCAAATTTCTGGTCCTGTTTGTTCATAATGTGCTTGTGCATTTGAAGGATTGTCATATTGATTTACATACCAAGAGTTTGGAGTTTCCTCCCCTAAACGCTTAGATACTGAATAATATGAACGAGGATCATCTGGTTCTACATTCGTAGGGCAAACAACTACCTCTGCTCCTACAGCACGCAGAATATCCATTTTTTCTTTTGATTGCTTATCTGAAATTACAAAAATACATTTGTACCCTTTTACAATAGCTGCTAATGCTAATCCCATTCCTGTATTTCCTGAAGTACCTTCAATAATAGTACCTCCTGGTTTTAAACGACCATCTGCTTCGGCATCTTCTATCATTTTAAGTGCCATACGGTCTTTTACAGAGTTTCCTGGATTAAACGTTTCTACTTTAGCTAATACTAAAGCATCTACTTCTTTTGTTACTGAGTTTAATTGAACTAAAGGTGTGTTACCAATAGTTTCTAATATATTTTTTGCGTACTTCATATCTTATTAATGTTATGCAAAACTAAGCAAATCGAATGGATTTTGAAGGGCGAATTTTTGTAATGATATATGAAGGTACTATCAACATTAAAAAGCAAAGTATTAGCGTACCTATGTTTAACAATAAAATTGCCAAGAAATTAATATCTACAGGCATTGTCGATACATAATAAGTTTCAGGATCTAGACTTATTAACTTCGTATATTTTTGAATTAAAAGCATACTAAGTCCGATGAGATTTCCCCAGAACAATCCTTTTAAAATTAAGTAAGAAGCATTGTATAAAAATATTTTTCGGATACTCCAATTTACACTTCCCAATGCTTTTAAAATTCCAACCATTTGTACACGTTCTAGAATAAGAACCAACAATGCTGTTACCATGTTTATTCCAGCAACCAACACCATGATTCCAATAATAAACCATACGTTATTATCTAATAGTTTTAACCACTCAAAAATAGCAGGATAATTATTTACAATGGTAATACTATTTAAGGTTGCTCCAATACTTGTATACACTTCATCTCCTTTTTCTTTAAGCATATCATAATCATCAATCAACACTTCAAAGCCTCCTATTTCATTGTCTTTCCAACGATTAATTTTTTGAACCTCTCTTAAGTCTCCCAACAACATAATCTTATCAAACTGTTCAAAACCTGTATTGTATATTCCCACAATAATTGGCTTTCTTGATTTAAATTTCAAACTACTGTTTTCTGCTCCAAACCATGTTTGAATGGTATCGTTTAGTTTAAAATGCAATCGGTTTGCAATAGATTGAGAAATTAGAATTTCTCGGTTTCTATCTTGGGTAAAATCTGGTAAACGACCCTCAACTAAACACTCATTAAAAAAAGTAAAATCGTAATCAGCCGAAACTCCTTTAAAAATAATTCCTTCAAAATCAGTAGGAGTTCTAATTATCCCTCCAACATTAGCAAAAGGTTGTACTTTTTTTATGCCGTCAATGTTTTTAAACTCTGGATAAAACTCTTGGTTAATATCAATCGGTACTGTTGAAACATCTGAATTGTTATTATCGTAATTTACAATTTGAATATGCCCTTTAAAGCCTGTCATTTTATCGCGCACCTTATTCTGAAACCCAGAGGTAATCGACACTGCAATTAACATAATAGCTACACCAAGAGCAATTGCAATGGTTGCAATGGTAATAATTGGTGATGAAATACTGCTTTTATACTGTTTTCCAGCAATGATTCGTTTTGCTATAAATAATTCGAAGTTCAAATGTTTTCTTTTTTACAAACCAAAAGTAACTAATTCTTATGTAAAGAAAGAGAAGATTACCTAGGTTTTAATTCTTTAACTTTTATTATTCTTAAAAAATAGAAATCTGTACCTTTATGTTTTAATTTTTTATAGATGAAGCTTACTTTTAATTACGTTTTTTTACTTTTTTTAGTATTCAGTTTTCAATTTTCTTCTTGTGCACAACAACAAAAAAAATCAACTACTAAAGAAGTGCCAATACAAGAACAGCCAAAAACAATTAAAACGGGTGCTGATAGAACTACAGCTTACCTTCCTCTTTTAAAGAATAAAAATATTGCCATAGTTGCAAATCAAACTTCCGTATTGCAAGTGTTACAACGAGCTGAAGTTGCCCCCAACATTATGGGGTCTGAAATGGTACAACATCACTTAGTAGATTATTTACATAGTTACGATAGAATTAACGTTCAAAAAGTATTTGCTCCTGAGCATGGTTTTAGAGGAAAAGCTGATGCTGGTGAAGCCATAGCTGATGGAAAAGATGTAAAAACAGGGATTCCAATTATTTCGTTGTACGGAAAAAACAAGAAACCTTCGCCTGAACAATTAAACGGAATTGATGTTGTTATTTTTGATATTCAAGATGTAGGCGCACGTTTTTACACCTATATCTCTACGTTACATTATGTGATGGAAGCTTGTGCCGAGGCAAATATTCCTGTAATTTTATTAGATAGACCAAACCCAAACGGACATTATATTGACGGACCTATTTTAGAACCTGAACACAAAAGTTTTGTAGGCATGCACCCTGTTCCTGTAGTTTACGGAATGACAATTGGTGAATACGGTAAAATGATTAATGGTGAAAAGTGGTTAGCAAATGGTATTCAGTGTAACTTAACCGTAATTCCGCTAGAAAATTACACACATCAATCAACATATAGTTTACCGATAAAACCATCGCCTAATTTACCGAACGATGTTTCAATAAACTTATACCCTAGTTTATGTTTTTTTGAAGGAACCAATGTGTCTGCTGGAAGAGGAACAGATAAACAATTTCAAATTTATGGTTCACCACATTTAGAAAAAACTGATTTTAGTTTTACACCACAACCCAATGAAGGTGCAAAACATCCAAAACATAAAGAAAAAATGTGTTTTGGGGAAGATTTAAGCACTTCTGAACGTTTAGTTAACCTAAATCTTAGTTGGTTAGTGAAAGCCTATAAGCAGTCTCCTAAAAAAGATTTTTTCAATGCTTTTTTTACCAAACTAGCAGGAACTAAAAAACTACAAGGACAAATTGAACAAGGACTTTCTGAAGAAGAAATCAAAGCAAGTTGGCAAGAAGGTCTAAATGACTTTAAAAAGGTACGTGAACAGTATTTGTTGTATGAATAGTTCTTTTTTAATACTTTTGATTATTAAAAATTTTGACTATGAAAAAGTATCTTATTTTACTTATACTGATTATCGTATCTCCATCTTTAGCTCAAACAAAAGAAGCTGTAACCTCTAGTGGTGAAATTTTTATACTACACTCAGACGGAACTTGGTCAAAAAAAATAACAGATGAAAAAAAATTAAATTTAAAAAACTTTAATGAACCCTATTATTTAAATCGAGATGATTTAGTAAGCTTAGAAAAAGTTAAAGCAAAATACGAAGCAAAAGTCAAGGCTCTAGGTTATGGAGGTGTTAAAACTCAATTAATAGCATTTAAAGCTAAATCTAATGTTAGATTTAATAATCAATCAATACCAAAAATTGTATTTAAATATGAAGGACTTTTAAATCCTGAAGATTTATTCACCGTTATAAAGGCTAATGAAAAAAGAAAAAAAAGACAATTTATTCAAAGTAGTATAGCATTGGGAGGAAATGCAAGAGATACTTCTGAAAATGAAGTAACTTTCAAGCTTAAAAAGATTGAAAAAAACACCTACGAAATAATTTTTGATGACATACTTAAAAAAGGAGAATATGCTATCATTCCTGCGCTAAACAGTGGACAAACTGCCATGGGGTATAGCTACACTATTAAAATTTATTGCTTTGGTATAGATTAACTAAAAAACATCAATCTTTCATCCAGTTATCAGAATAAATATTAAATCATTTCTCCTCACACATCGATTGTCTATAGTTAATTCTCCAGTTTGCTAAATTGTCAATTATAGGAAAACTCTCTTCCTAAAGACTAAACAACAAGTTAAGGGTTTCATGAAAATCCTTATCTTTTCATACAGTTATTAGAATAAATTTTTAACAAAGTCAATTTACATACAGTAAACTCTAAAGTAAAAAAACTTCTTATCTTTATAATCTCAAATAAAACTATTGTAAATTGCTGCACTTTGAAAAAATTTTACTTCACTATATTTCTCTTAATTAGCAGCTTTTCGTTTGCTCAATTTCCTTTTGAAAAACTTCCTTCTACAGAATATAAAGAATATAAGAACTGGAAGCTTTACGATTGGTTAGACACAAAAAATACGATACATCACACACTTACTATTGACTCTTTTTTTGATAATAAAAAGAGCTTAACAGTTCAATTAACCTCTTTACTTACTTATTTCGAAAACACTTCTACGATTCGCTTATTTCGTAATAAAAAAGAAATCTGCAAATTTCCAGAAAGCATGTTATTTTCAACAATAAATACAGGTCACGATCCTATTTACGTTGGAGATATAAATGGTGATGGTCTGGAAGACATAAAAATGATAATTCCGTATATGGGTAATGGTATTTCAGCAATGAATGTTAGAGTAATATACTTATTTCAAACACAAGACTCTACCTTCCATAAGATTTCTTTTACTGATAAAATGGATACTATTCGACCAGAATACGATTTTGATGGAGACGGAAACCATGAAATTATTACAATGACCTTAACAAATTATAGCAATCATAATTATTGGACATTTAATATTTTCGAATACAAAGAAGGTGAATTAAAAAACGTTAATAATAAAGCTAATTATCCTATTATGGTACAATTTCTTAACAAAAAGAACTATACAATTACCAATAAAATTAAAAGAGAAGAAATGAAAAAATTCTCTTTTAATCTTCCTAAGGACTACAAGAGCAAGTAAGAACTACCTATAAAAACCCCTGCTCTTTCATCCACTTATTAGAATAAATCTTATTCATATAACGAGAACCATGGTCTGGTAAAATTACGACTACTACACTATTTTCATCAAAAAAACCGTTATCTGCGTATTGTTGTGTAGCTTGTAAGGCTGCTCCTGAAGTATATCCCGCAAAAATACCTTCTGCTTTCACTAATTCTCTGGCTTTTAAAGCCGCTTCTTTATCTGATACTTTTTCGTACACATCTACTACATCAAAATCAGTAGAAGTTGGAATTAAGTTTTTACCTAAACCTTCTATTTTATAGGGACTAATTTCATTTGAATCAAACTCACCTGTTTCATGATACTTTTTAATCACTGAGCCCATCGCATCGACTCCTAAAATTTGAATATCAGGATTTTGTTCTTTTAAATAACGTGCTGTTCCAGAAATCGTTCCTCCTGTCCCGCTTGCTGCAACTACGTGAGTTACTTTTCCGTCGGTTTGTTCCCAAATTTCTGGTCCCGTACTCTTATAATGTGCTTCAATATTTAGTTCATTAAAATACTGATTGATATAAATAGACCCTGGATTTTCTCTATGCAATCTTTTAGCTACTTCGTAATACGAACGAGGATCGTCAGGAGTAACATTTGCAGGACAAACATGTACTTCTGCTCCCATAGACTTTAACATGTCTATTTTGTCTTGAGAAGACTTATCACTCACTGCCAAAATACATCGATATCCTTTTACAATACTAATCATTGCCAATGAAAACCCTGTGTTACCAGATGTTGTTTCAACAATAATATCTCCTTCTTTTACGATTCCTTTTTGTTCTGCTGTTTCTATGATATGCAATGCAATTCTATCTTTAGCAGAGTGACCTGGGTTAAAAGCTTCAACTTTTGCATAATACGTACCCGGTAAGTCTTGGGTAATTCGATGCAGTTGAATCATGGGGGTTTGACCTACTAAATCTATTATTGAATTGGTAATACCTTGATGTCTTTTCATTATGTTTTATAAATAAGAAAAAGTGTCATTACGAAAATTAGACACGAAAAATCTGTTGAGATTGTTCGTTGCTTTCGCAATGACACTTACACTCAATCGAGCGCAAAAATATAATTATTTTTTTAACTTACCTTCTAACATTAAAAAGAACGTATATTCTTCTGCTGTTTCTTTTAAAGCATCGAACCTTCCTGAGGCTCCTCCATGACCTGCTTCCATATTAGTATGTAAGAATAACATGTTGTTATCTGTTTTTAATTCACGTAGTTTCGCTACCCATTTTGCTGGCTCCCAATACTGCACTTGGCTATCATGTAAACCTGTAGTTACTAACATATTTGGATATGCTTTTGCTTCAACTTGATCGTATGGAGAATACGACTTAATATAATCGTAATATTCTTTATTATTCGGGTTCCCCCATTCGTCATATTCACCTGTAGTTAATGGAATACTATCATCTAGCATGGTAGAAATTACATCAACAAAAGGCACCGCAGCTATGATTCCGTTATATAGCTCAGGATTCATATTTACAATAGCCCCCATTAATAAACCTCCTGCAGAACCTCCCATAGCATATAAATGCTCTGGAGATGTATAACCGTTATCAATTAAATATTTAGAACAATCAATAAAATCGGTAAATGTATTTTTCTTGTTCAACATTTTACCATCTTCATACCACTCACGTCCTAAATACTGACTTCCTCTAATATGCGCTAAAGCATATACAAATCCACGATCTAATAAACTTAAACGTGTTGTTGAAAACCCATCATTAATTGTATATCCGTAAGAACCGTACGCATATTGTAAGATTGGTGTATTTTTATCAAGCTTCGTATCTTTATGGTGTACAATTGATAACGCTACTTTTTTACCATCTCGTGCAGGTACCCATATACGCTTGCTTACATAATTATTTTTATCAAACTTTCCTCCTAAAACTTCTTGCTCCTTTTTAACTTCTTTTGACCTGTCTTTCATATTGAAATCAATCACAGAGCTTGGAGTTGTCATTGAATTATATGAGTAACGAATTACCTCTGTATCGAATTCAGGGTTACCATATACTCCTGCTGAATAGGTTTCTTCTTCAAAAGGTAAGTAGTAGTCTTCAGTTCCATCCCATCGTTTAATACGGATTTTATTCAATCCTTCGTTTCTTTCTTCTAAAACTAAATAGTCTTTAAAAATTGAAAAATCTTCAAATAAGGTATCTTCTCTATGTGGAATTACATCTACCCAGTTTTCTTTCCCAGGCTTATCTACAGGAGTTTTCATCAACTTAAAATTGGTTGCTCCGTCCTTATTGGTTTTAATATAAAAATGATCTCCGTAGTGTGCTACTTCATATTCTAAATCACGCTCACGTGGTTGAATTATTTGTAATTCTCCATCAGGATTATTAGCATCTAATACATGATATTCTGTTGAAACAGTACTATACGAACCTATTATGATATAATCTTTAGATTTTGATTTGGTAACAAAAGCTCCGAACGTATCGTCTTTTTCTTCATACACTAATTCATCTAAAGATGCATCAGAACCCAATGTGTGTTTGTAAATCTTTGAAGAACGTAACGTTACAGGATCTTTTTTAGCATAAAACAACGTTTTATTATCATTAGCCCATACAGAACCTCCAGTGGTATTTTCAATAATATCTTTATAGATTTTACCAGTTTCTAAGTTTTTAATTCTAATAAAATATTGACGACGACTAACTGTGTCTGTAGCAAAAGCTGTCATTTTATTATCTGGCGACACATTTAACCCTCCTAGCTGGAAATAATCATATCCTTTTGCTTCATTATTCACATTGAACATGATTTCCTCTTCTGCTTCTAAAGTTTCTTTTTTACGGCTATAAATAGGATATTGCTGTCCTTTTTCATAACGAGTTATGTAAAAGTATCCATCTTTTTTGTATGGTACTGACTCATCATCTTCTTTTATGCGCCCTTTCATTTCTTGAAATAACTCTTCTTGAAACTCTTTAGTTTCTTTTGTCATTTCTTCATAATAAGCGTTCTCTGCATTTAAGTAATCGTATACTTTTTGAGTTTGTTCGTCTTTAACTTCTGCATTTTTTTGAGCATCAGTTAAACGCATCCAAAAATAATCATCAGTACGTATATCTCCGTGTTTCTCTAACTTAGTTGGTTGCTTTTCAGCAACTGGGGCTTTGATATCTTTATTCATTTCTTGTTTTTTGCAAGAACCAAAAATAAGACTAAAAAACAAAGCCGGTAGCATTATTTTTTTCATTTTTTAAGTTGGTTTATATTTCTTGTGAAAATACTATTTTTGTTGGAAAATAAATCATAAAAACTGTACAATATGTTCGGAGATATTTCTGGAATGATGGGTAAACTAAAAGAAGCCC
Encoded proteins:
- a CDS encoding FG-GAP repeat domain-containing protein; this encodes MKKFYFTIFLLISSFSFAQFPFEKLPSTEYKEYKNWKLYDWLDTKNTIHHTLTIDSFFDNKKSLTVQLTSLLTYFENTSTIRLFRNKKEICKFPESMLFSTINTGHDPIYVGDINGDGLEDIKMIIPYMGNGISAMNVRVIYLFQTQDSTFHKISFTDKMDTIRPEYDFDGDGNHEIITMTLTNYSNHNYWTFNIFEYKEGELKNVNNKANYPIMVQFLNKKNYTITNKIKREEMKKFSFNLPKDYKSK
- a CDS encoding exo-beta-N-acetylmuramidase NamZ family protein — encoded protein: MKLTFNYVFLLFLVFSFQFSSCAQQQKKSTTKEVPIQEQPKTIKTGADRTTAYLPLLKNKNIAIVANQTSVLQVLQRAEVAPNIMGSEMVQHHLVDYLHSYDRINVQKVFAPEHGFRGKADAGEAIADGKDVKTGIPIISLYGKNKKPSPEQLNGIDVVIFDIQDVGARFYTYISTLHYVMEACAEANIPVILLDRPNPNGHYIDGPILEPEHKSFVGMHPVPVVYGMTIGEYGKMINGEKWLANGIQCNLTVIPLENYTHQSTYSLPIKPSPNLPNDVSINLYPSLCFFEGTNVSAGRGTDKQFQIYGSPHLEKTDFSFTPQPNEGAKHPKHKEKMCFGEDLSTSERLVNLNLSWLVKAYKQSPKKDFFNAFFTKLAGTKKLQGQIEQGLSEEEIKASWQEGLNDFKKVREQYLLYE
- a CDS encoding PLP-dependent cysteine synthase family protein translates to MKRHQGITNSIIDLVGQTPMIQLHRITQDLPGTYYAKVEAFNPGHSAKDRIALHIIETAEQKGIVKEGDIIVETTSGNTGFSLAMISIVKGYRCILAVSDKSSQDKIDMLKSMGAEVHVCPANVTPDDPRSYYEVAKRLHRENPGSIYINQYFNELNIEAHYKSTGPEIWEQTDGKVTHVVAASGTGGTISGTARYLKEQNPDIQILGVDAMGSVIKKYHETGEFDSNEISPYKIEGLGKNLIPTSTDFDVVDVYEKVSDKEAALKARELVKAEGIFAGYTSGAALQATQQYADNGFFDENSVVVVILPDHGSRYMNKIYSNKWMKEQGFL
- a CDS encoding S9 family peptidase; translation: MNKDIKAPVAEKQPTKLEKHGDIRTDDYFWMRLTDAQKNAEVKDEQTQKVYDYLNAENAYYEEMTKETKEFQEELFQEMKGRIKEDDESVPYKKDGYFYITRYEKGQQYPIYSRKKETLEAEEEIMFNVNNEAKGYDYFQLGGLNVSPDNKMTAFATDTVSRRQYFIRIKNLETGKIYKDIIENTTGGSVWANDNKTLFYAKKDPVTLRSSKIYKHTLGSDASLDELVYEEKDDTFGAFVTKSKSKDYIIIGSYSTVSTEYHVLDANNPDGELQIIQPRERDLEYEVAHYGDHFYIKTNKDGATNFKLMKTPVDKPGKENWVDVIPHREDTLFEDFSIFKDYLVLEERNEGLNKIRIKRWDGTEDYYLPFEEETYSAGVYGNPEFDTEVIRYSYNSMTTPSSVIDFNMKDRSKEVKKEQEVLGGKFDKNNYVSKRIWVPARDGKKVALSIVHHKDTKLDKNTPILQYAYGSYGYTINDGFSTTRLSLLDRGFVYALAHIRGSQYLGREWYEDGKMLNKKNTFTDFIDCSKYLIDNGYTSPEHLYAMGGSAGGLLMGAIVNMNPELYNGIIAAVPFVDVISTMLDDSIPLTTGEYDEWGNPNNKEYYDYIKSYSPYDQVEAKAYPNMLVTTGLHDSQVQYWEPAKWVAKLRELKTDNNMLFLHTNMEAGHGGASGRFDALKETAEEYTFFLMLEGKLKK